The following are from one region of the Alkalimarinus sediminis genome:
- the lolA gene encoding outer membrane lipoprotein chaperone LolA, whose translation MMMRHKAVFKHIIRFIVALNIALLPSLSYSTEATKLLIQQLEQLQSIEAHFVQYVVDKAGTSVQESRGVLKAKRPGLFYWHTEPPLEQVIVSDGKNVIVYDPDLEQATVQPVSEQLSHTPALLFSGDVKKLGESYLVHHKQWDKTVDQFVLMPRGADSLFESLRLRFDQGVLVEMRLTDSLGQKSTIGFNDAKINSGLTDQQFEFVIPEGTDVIREIIQ comes from the coding sequence ATGATGATGCGTCATAAAGCAGTGTTTAAACATATCATACGTTTTATAGTGGCACTTAATATTGCCTTGTTACCGTCTCTCAGCTACTCAACTGAGGCGACAAAACTGTTGATACAGCAGCTCGAGCAACTGCAATCAATTGAAGCTCACTTTGTGCAGTATGTGGTTGATAAGGCCGGTACATCGGTACAAGAAAGCAGAGGTGTATTAAAGGCCAAACGGCCAGGATTATTCTATTGGCACACAGAGCCACCGCTAGAGCAGGTGATAGTTTCTGATGGCAAAAACGTCATCGTATATGATCCTGATCTTGAGCAAGCGACGGTTCAACCTGTTTCTGAACAACTATCTCATACTCCCGCGCTACTATTTAGCGGAGACGTTAAAAAATTAGGTGAAAGTTATCTTGTTCATCATAAGCAGTGGGATAAAACAGTTGACCAATTTGTGTTGATGCCAAGAGGCGCTGATTCACTGTTTGAGTCTTTACGTTTGCGCTTTGACCAAGGTGTTCTAGTTGAAATGAGGTTAACCGACTCACTGGGTCAAAAAAGCACTATTGGCTTTAATGATGCAAAAATTAACAGTGGCTTGACCGATCAACAGTTTGAATTTGTGATTCCAGAAGGTACGGATGTTATTCGGGAGATAATCCAGTAA
- a CDS encoding O-succinylhomoserine sulfhydrylase produces MANSIPTEGSIPVAEIDGAELDTIAIRAGIHRTHELEHSEAIFPTSSFVFNNAAEAAARFSGESEGNIYSRFTNPTVKMFEERIAAMEGGERAVATASGMAAILSTCVALLKQGDNVVCSRSVFGTTNVFFEKYMAKFGVTTTFVDLTDMAQWREAVGDNTRLLFLETPSNPLCEIGDIRGLADLAHEHDALLVVDNCFCTPALQRPLSLGADIVVHSATKYLDGQGRCVGGVVVGNNQHMEEVFGFLRSAGPTMSPFNAWVFLKGLETLCIRMKAHSESALAIAQWLNAKSSVESVFYTGLKNHAQHELAKQQQTGFGGVLSFRIKGGREEAWKFIDGVQFLSITANLGDTKSTITHPATTTHGRLSDESKERSGITENLIRISVGLESVEDIKKDLQSGFVSAGLE; encoded by the coding sequence ATGGCAAATAGTATACCAACAGAGGGTTCAATCCCCGTTGCTGAAATAGATGGCGCCGAACTAGATACGATTGCTATTAGAGCAGGTATTCATAGAACTCACGAGTTAGAGCATAGTGAGGCTATATTTCCAACCTCTAGCTTTGTGTTTAATAACGCGGCGGAAGCTGCAGCACGTTTTAGTGGAGAGTCTGAAGGGAATATCTATTCCCGTTTCACCAACCCTACCGTTAAAATGTTTGAAGAGCGTATAGCTGCCATGGAGGGGGGCGAACGGGCCGTTGCAACAGCGTCTGGTATGGCTGCAATTCTTAGTACGTGTGTGGCGCTCCTCAAGCAAGGTGACAATGTTGTTTGCTCAAGAAGTGTGTTTGGTACGACGAATGTATTTTTTGAAAAATACATGGCGAAGTTTGGTGTTACCACCACCTTTGTTGACCTAACCGATATGGCTCAGTGGCGCGAGGCAGTGGGTGATAACACTCGCTTATTGTTTCTGGAAACGCCGTCCAACCCGCTATGCGAAATTGGTGACATCAGAGGGTTAGCAGACCTTGCTCATGAGCATGACGCACTGTTGGTAGTTGATAACTGTTTCTGCACACCTGCGCTGCAAAGACCGCTTTCATTAGGTGCAGATATAGTAGTGCACTCCGCCACTAAGTACCTAGATGGCCAAGGTCGATGCGTGGGTGGTGTTGTAGTAGGAAATAACCAGCATATGGAAGAGGTCTTTGGCTTTTTAAGATCCGCTGGTCCTACTATGAGCCCGTTTAATGCTTGGGTCTTCTTAAAGGGGCTGGAAACCCTCTGTATTCGGATGAAAGCCCATAGTGAAAGTGCTCTCGCGATTGCTCAGTGGTTGAATGCCAAAAGCTCAGTCGAGTCGGTATTTTATACCGGGCTAAAGAACCATGCTCAACATGAGCTTGCGAAACAACAGCAGACCGGATTTGGTGGTGTCTTGTCATTTAGGATAAAAGGCGGCAGAGAAGAGGCGTGGAAGTTTATAGATGGCGTTCAGTTTTTGTCTATCACCGCTAATCTTGGAGATACAAAGTCGACCATCACTCATCCGGCAACAACAACCCATGGGCGTTTATCGGATGAAAGCAAGGAACGAAGCGGGATTACTGAAAACCTCATCAGAATTTCTGTAGGGTTGGAGTCTGTTGAAGATATCAAAAAAGATCTCCAGTCAGGCTTTGTATCGGCAGGGTTGGAGTAA
- the purF gene encoding amidophosphoribosyltransferase — translation MCGIVGIVGKTNVNQVLYDALTVLQHRGQDAAGIVTYQDDRFFLRKDNGLVKDVFRTRHMRRLVGNVGIGHVRYPTAGSSSSAEAQPFYVNSPYGITLAHNGNLTNTHELAEGLLRSDLRHINTNSDSEVLLNVFAHELQKQGKLVPTQVEIFEAVKAVHKRCKGAYAVIAMVTGYGIVAFRDPHGIRPVCYGKRETEQGTEYMIASESVALSAEGFTLVRDIDPGEAIYIETDGQLYNQQCAENPQLTPCIFEHVYFARPDSIIDKVSVYKARLRMGEKLAEKMMKECPDYDIDVVMPIPDTSRTSAMQMAYRLGVKFREGFIKNRYIGRTFIMPGQSQRKKSVRQKLNPIELEFKGKNVLLVDDSIVRGTTCREIVQMARDAGANKVFFASAAPEVRFPNVYGIDMPAASELIAHNRTVDEIQEAIGADWLIYQNLDDLIECAKEGNASIEQFDCSVFNGEYIAGDITPEYLDKLEKARNESSKRKKNKEFDDDHTVIDLHNND, via the coding sequence ATGTGCGGTATTGTAGGAATTGTTGGAAAAACCAATGTTAACCAGGTGCTATATGATGCACTGACGGTTTTACAGCATCGGGGACAGGACGCCGCGGGTATTGTAACTTATCAGGATGATCGTTTTTTCTTAAGAAAAGACAACGGTTTGGTTAAGGATGTTTTCCGCACTCGCCACATGCGCAGATTAGTAGGTAATGTGGGTATAGGGCATGTTCGTTACCCAACCGCGGGTTCTTCAAGCTCGGCAGAAGCACAGCCATTTTATGTTAATTCACCATACGGTATTACGCTGGCTCACAATGGTAACCTCACCAACACTCACGAGCTAGCAGAAGGGCTGCTCCGGTCTGATTTAAGACATATCAATACCAACTCTGATTCCGAAGTGCTACTGAATGTTTTTGCTCATGAATTGCAGAAACAAGGGAAGTTAGTTCCTACACAGGTAGAAATATTCGAAGCTGTTAAAGCGGTTCATAAACGTTGCAAAGGCGCTTACGCTGTCATAGCGATGGTGACAGGCTATGGTATTGTGGCATTTCGTGATCCGCATGGTATTCGTCCAGTTTGTTATGGTAAGCGTGAAACCGAACAAGGCACTGAGTACATGATTGCATCTGAAAGTGTGGCCTTGAGTGCTGAAGGTTTTACCTTGGTAAGAGATATAGACCCGGGCGAGGCCATTTATATAGAAACTGATGGTCAGTTATATAATCAGCAGTGCGCTGAAAACCCACAGCTTACCCCATGTATTTTTGAACATGTCTATTTTGCTCGCCCTGATTCAATTATAGATAAAGTGTCAGTCTATAAAGCAAGATTGAGAATGGGTGAAAAGCTTGCTGAAAAGATGATGAAAGAGTGTCCTGACTACGATATAGATGTAGTTATGCCAATACCCGATACTAGTCGAACTTCTGCAATGCAAATGGCTTATCGTCTTGGCGTTAAGTTTAGAGAGGGGTTTATCAAGAACCGCTATATCGGTCGAACGTTTATTATGCCTGGGCAAAGTCAGCGCAAGAAGTCAGTGCGTCAGAAATTAAACCCCATTGAGTTGGAGTTTAAAGGCAAAAACGTATTATTGGTTGATGACTCTATTGTTAGAGGTACGACTTGTCGCGAGATTGTTCAAATGGCGCGTGATGCCGGCGCAAATAAGGTGTTTTTCGCGTCTGCCGCCCCTGAGGTGCGCTTTCCTAACGTTTATGGCATCGATATGCCTGCAGCGAGTGAGCTAATTGCACACAACCGAACAGTTGATGAGATTCAAGAAGCAATCGGTGCAGACTGGTTGATCTATCAAAACCTAGACGATTTGATCGAGTGCGCTAAAGAGGGTAATGCCTCAATTGAACAGTTTGATTGCTCTGTGTTCAATGGTGAGTATATCGCAGGTGATATTACCCCCGAATACCTAGACAAACTTGAGAAAGCACGTAACGAGAGCAGTAAGCGCAAAAAGAATAAAGAGTTTGATGATGACCACACGGTCATCGACCTTCATAACAACGATTGA
- a CDS encoding DNA translocase FtsK — protein MNEAEAKVDKQGRFQAYISQGVREGALIGLVALCVYLFMALISYNPEDPGWANTGHNQVATNYAGRTGAWFANVLFYFFGYVAYLFPLLISYKAWLQFHNRHKKMEFHWPLFFVRLLGFVLVLISATGLLSIYSIAGLPISSGGVLGQEISASMLKAFNLSGSSLLLVAIFLFSITVFTGLSWLKLMDRTGALTLKLAYKLIAGFKRFKAYIAERSADAHERKADKERQQSSAKQTAVKEPPLLLDEVSVGSENEPQRNSLFSKIKNRVALKKHAKAEGLNEHSVSPKRVDPVLGGIEQHQVEVGRDRSKESKQHSTAIEKIVAKEKIIAEEDQKGKGLKIAPFLKKSSQSESKRVAKEKQGKLFAFEEGRLPPITLLDPPEKIKEQGYSKEVLEHLSRLLEEKLGDFGVSIEVVEVNPGPVITRFEIQPAPGVKVSRITNLAKDLARSLAVLSVRVVEVIPGKSVVGIEIPNEKRQIVRFSEVLSTKEFDDSQSPLTLALGNDIAGDPIVVDLAKMPHLLVAGTTGSGKSVGVNAMLLSMLYKSTPEEVRLIMIDPKMLELSIYDGIPHLLTPVVTDMKEAANSLRWCVAEMERRYRLMAALGVRNLAGYNRKVKDGIEAGEPLKDPLWKPDENLLNGEEDRPELTTLPCVVVVVDEFADMMMIVGKKVEELIARIAQKARAAGIHLILATQRPSVDVITGLIKANVPTRIAFQVSSRIDSRTILDQGGAEQLLGHGDMLYMPPGTGMPIRVHGAFVSDDEVHRTVDDWKQRGEPDYIEEILTGGDTSEAIPGLSGESSGDSEQDALFDEAVAFVTETRRASISSVQRKLKIGYNRAANLVEAMEAAGVVSEAGHNGAREVLAPPPPKD, from the coding sequence ATGAATGAAGCAGAAGCAAAAGTAGATAAACAAGGTCGATTTCAGGCTTATATTTCTCAAGGTGTAAGAGAGGGCGCGTTAATTGGGCTTGTAGCACTCTGTGTCTACCTGTTTATGGCGCTGATTTCATACAACCCTGAGGATCCCGGTTGGGCTAATACGGGTCATAATCAAGTTGCAACCAACTATGCTGGTCGAACGGGGGCGTGGTTTGCTAACGTTCTTTTCTACTTTTTTGGTTATGTCGCTTATTTATTTCCGTTATTAATTTCATACAAAGCCTGGCTTCAGTTTCACAATCGACATAAGAAAATGGAGTTTCATTGGCCTCTTTTTTTCGTCAGGCTATTGGGCTTTGTGCTCGTACTCATTAGTGCTACTGGCCTTCTGTCGATTTATTCTATTGCAGGGCTTCCAATCTCATCTGGTGGAGTTTTAGGACAGGAAATCTCTGCTAGCATGCTAAAAGCATTTAACTTATCTGGTAGTAGTTTACTGCTAGTGGCTATTTTTTTATTCTCAATTACTGTGTTTACGGGGCTCTCTTGGCTAAAGTTGATGGACCGTACCGGAGCGTTAACGCTTAAACTGGCTTACAAGTTGATAGCTGGTTTTAAGCGATTTAAAGCGTATATCGCCGAGAGATCTGCAGACGCTCATGAACGAAAAGCGGATAAAGAGCGACAACAGAGTTCTGCTAAACAAACGGCGGTAAAAGAGCCGCCTTTATTGCTGGATGAAGTAAGCGTGGGCTCAGAAAACGAGCCTCAGCGAAATTCTTTATTTAGCAAAATAAAGAATAGAGTGGCGCTTAAGAAACACGCTAAAGCTGAAGGTCTTAATGAGCATTCAGTATCGCCAAAACGTGTTGATCCGGTTTTGGGGGGGATTGAGCAACACCAGGTAGAGGTTGGCCGAGACCGTTCAAAAGAGAGCAAACAACACTCAACAGCGATAGAAAAAATAGTAGCGAAAGAAAAAATAATAGCGGAAGAAGATCAGAAGGGTAAAGGGTTAAAAATTGCACCGTTCTTAAAAAAGAGCAGCCAGTCAGAAAGCAAGCGTGTTGCAAAAGAGAAGCAAGGCAAGTTATTTGCCTTCGAGGAGGGGCGTTTACCGCCTATAACGTTACTTGACCCTCCCGAAAAAATTAAAGAGCAGGGTTACTCAAAAGAGGTGCTTGAACACTTATCTCGTTTGCTAGAAGAAAAGCTTGGAGACTTTGGTGTATCGATAGAAGTGGTAGAGGTTAATCCAGGCCCTGTTATTACTCGCTTTGAAATACAGCCTGCACCGGGGGTTAAAGTTAGTCGAATTACTAACTTGGCTAAAGACTTAGCGCGCTCTTTGGCTGTACTTAGTGTCAGGGTGGTCGAAGTAATACCGGGTAAATCTGTTGTAGGTATAGAAATACCTAACGAAAAGAGGCAGATAGTTCGGTTTAGTGAGGTGTTATCGACGAAAGAGTTTGATGACTCTCAATCGCCCTTAACGTTGGCGCTCGGTAATGATATTGCGGGTGATCCGATTGTCGTTGACTTGGCAAAGATGCCCCACCTATTGGTAGCAGGTACTACGGGTTCAGGTAAATCTGTAGGTGTTAATGCCATGCTTCTGAGTATGCTTTATAAATCGACACCTGAAGAGGTTCGGTTAATAATGATTGACCCGAAAATGCTTGAGCTATCTATCTACGATGGTATCCCGCATTTGCTGACCCCGGTCGTTACCGATATGAAAGAAGCTGCCAACTCTCTACGTTGGTGTGTTGCTGAGATGGAGCGCCGATATCGGTTGATGGCGGCGCTAGGGGTTAGAAACCTTGCTGGTTATAACCGCAAAGTTAAAGATGGAATAGAAGCCGGTGAGCCGCTTAAAGACCCGCTTTGGAAACCAGATGAGAATCTTTTGAATGGTGAAGAAGACAGACCAGAACTAACCACACTGCCTTGTGTCGTTGTAGTGGTTGATGAATTTGCTGACATGATGATGATTGTTGGTAAAAAGGTTGAAGAACTTATCGCTCGAATTGCTCAAAAAGCCCGTGCTGCAGGTATTCACCTAATACTGGCAACACAACGGCCATCTGTAGATGTTATTACAGGCCTCATAAAAGCAAATGTTCCCACCAGAATTGCCTTCCAGGTATCATCACGAATCGACTCTCGAACCATTTTAGATCAGGGTGGTGCAGAACAGTTGCTAGGGCATGGTGATATGCTATATATGCCGCCGGGCACAGGTATGCCTATACGAGTTCATGGAGCTTTCGTATCTGATGATGAGGTACATCGTACCGTTGATGACTGGAAGCAGAGAGGAGAGCCTGATTATATCGAAGAGATACTAACCGGAGGTGATACCTCAGAGGCGATACCAGGGCTGTCCGGTGAAAGCAGTGGTGACAGTGAACAAGACGCACTGTTTGATGAAGCGGTCGCATTTGTGACAGAAACGCGAAGGGCCTCTATCTCTTCAGTACAACGTAAATTAAAAATTGGCTATAACCGAGCCGCTAATCTCGTAGAAGCGATGGAAGCTGCCGGAGTCGTTAGTGAGGCAGGGCATAACGGAGCCCGAGAAGTTTTGGCACCACCGCCACCAAAGGATTAA